The Sphingomonas sp. LY54 genome includes a region encoding these proteins:
- a CDS encoding MarR family winged helix-turn-helix transcriptional regulator, protein MRDEKDWGLALTWMILPVGRTWYRAVSKAFEDFGMSFSTAAPILAIVELGDGSRQNVIAEAIGVDRAAMARSVDQLEAMGLVQRRMDPDDRRGRKLHLTEQGRSLARKLDVVASNIRKHALASVTAEDGSAAVRVLQHLERAAEQMLQSESSE, encoded by the coding sequence ATGCGCGACGAAAAGGATTGGGGATTGGCCCTCACCTGGATGATCCTCCCGGTGGGACGGACCTGGTATCGCGCGGTGAGCAAGGCGTTCGAGGATTTCGGGATGTCCTTCTCCACCGCCGCGCCGATCCTCGCCATCGTGGAGCTCGGCGACGGGTCGCGCCAGAACGTCATAGCTGAAGCGATAGGGGTCGACAGGGCAGCCATGGCTCGGTCGGTCGATCAACTCGAGGCCATGGGATTGGTGCAGCGCCGCATGGACCCCGACGACCGGCGCGGACGCAAGCTTCACCTCACCGAACAAGGGCGCTCGCTGGCAAGAAAACTCGATGTGGTGGCCAGCAATATTCGCAAGCATGCGCTCGCTTCGGTCACGGCCGAAGATGGTTCGGCGGCAGTGCGTGTCTTGCAACATCTGGAACGTGCCGCCGAACAGATGCTGCAAAGCGAAAGCTCTGAGTAG
- a CDS encoding FAD-dependent oxidoreductase has product MTEARAEPKSFDVVVVGTGVAGMTAAIVAATNGLEVLLLESTDRVGGTTALSGGGVWIPNNPYMNKVGLSDSIEQARTYLAAVLGNYFDTAKVDAFLTAGPEMLRFMQDHSEVRFDPGNTVDYEPDKPGVAYGRTIAAQVFDGRRLGEDIKLLRPALKQLGAFDGMQIGAGDIAAFSSVLRKPKSLVYSAGKFARYLSDRLFHGRATRLVNGNALSGSLLCSVRRAGVTLWTSSPMRSLIQEDGAIRGVRVSHQGLMVEVTATRGVILATGGYGANTEMRRTYVPQADAGFSLQPEGSQGDGIKAGVEAGGTFVTGNVANAIYVPMSTMVDRTGERFSYPHIMWDRHMPGFIVVDKTGKRFVNESTSYQAFGTAMIEKGVESAWLIGTHHAIRRYSMGLAKAAPLPIKPYLANGYLKKGKTLSNLADVLGLPKAAFLETVSEFNRHAKEGKDPEFDRGVDAYSIGQGDPEHKINPNLAPLDRGPFYAVELFPGQLSTMNGLDTDEHARVLDGDRRPIPGLYAAGVDANSLFRGTYPGGGGSLGPGMTFGYIAAQHLSGRT; this is encoded by the coding sequence GTGACCGAAGCAAGAGCTGAACCAAAGAGCTTCGACGTCGTCGTGGTGGGCACCGGCGTCGCCGGCATGACTGCTGCGATCGTCGCCGCCACGAACGGGCTCGAGGTCCTTCTCCTGGAGAGCACTGATCGGGTGGGCGGCACCACGGCGCTGTCAGGAGGCGGGGTCTGGATTCCCAACAACCCTTACATGAACAAGGTCGGCCTTTCCGATTCGATCGAGCAGGCCCGGACCTATTTGGCCGCTGTTCTGGGCAACTATTTCGATACGGCGAAAGTCGATGCGTTTCTAACGGCGGGGCCAGAGATGCTGCGGTTTATGCAGGATCATTCGGAAGTCCGCTTCGATCCTGGCAACACCGTCGACTACGAACCGGATAAGCCAGGAGTGGCCTATGGGCGAACCATCGCCGCGCAGGTCTTTGATGGTCGGCGCCTCGGCGAGGACATCAAGCTGCTTCGCCCGGCGCTGAAGCAACTGGGCGCGTTCGATGGCATGCAGATCGGGGCGGGCGATATCGCTGCCTTTTCATCGGTACTGCGCAAGCCCAAGTCACTCGTGTACAGCGCAGGCAAATTCGCGCGATATCTCTCCGACAGGCTGTTTCATGGAAGGGCGACCCGGCTGGTCAACGGGAACGCCCTGTCCGGCAGCCTCCTCTGCTCCGTGAGGCGGGCCGGTGTGACGCTGTGGACCTCCTCCCCGATGCGGAGCCTGATCCAGGAGGATGGAGCCATTCGCGGCGTCAGGGTGTCGCATCAGGGGCTGATGGTGGAGGTGACGGCCACGCGCGGCGTGATCCTTGCCACCGGAGGCTATGGCGCGAATACGGAAATGCGGCGAACCTACGTCCCGCAGGCGGATGCCGGCTTCTCACTGCAGCCCGAAGGCAGCCAGGGCGACGGCATCAAGGCTGGCGTAGAGGCCGGCGGGACCTTCGTCACGGGCAACGTCGCCAACGCCATCTACGTGCCGATGTCCACGATGGTGGATCGAACGGGCGAACGCTTTTCTTACCCTCATATCATGTGGGACCGCCATATGCCCGGCTTCATCGTCGTGGATAAGACCGGAAAGCGCTTCGTCAACGAGTCGACGTCCTACCAAGCCTTTGGAACGGCGATGATCGAGAAGGGCGTAGAGTCTGCCTGGCTCATCGGAACCCACCATGCGATCCGCCGCTACTCGATGGGATTGGCCAAGGCGGCGCCGCTTCCGATCAAGCCCTATTTGGCCAACGGGTATCTGAAGAAGGGGAAGACCCTGTCCAACCTTGCCGACGTACTGGGTCTGCCCAAGGCGGCATTTCTGGAGACGGTGAGCGAGTTCAACCGCCACGCCAAGGAAGGCAAGGACCCCGAATTCGATCGTGGTGTCGATGCCTATTCGATCGGACAAGGTGACCCCGAGCACAAGATCAACCCGAATTTGGCGCCGCTCGACCGGGGTCCCTTTTATGCCGTTGAGCTCTTTCCGGGGCAGCTGAGCACGATGAACGGCCTCGACACGGATGAGCATGCGCGCGTTCTTGATGGCGATCGCCGGCCGATCCCGGGACTCTATGCCGCCGGCGTCGACGCCAACTCCCTGTTCCGGGGAACCTATCCCGGGGGTGGTGGCAGTCTCGGGCCTGGCATGACCTTCGGATACATCGCGGCGCAGCACCTTAGCGGACGCACATAG
- a CDS encoding DUF1993 domain-containing protein — MRLTTLLIPTLSNQLHALSGWLDKAEALVAQRGEGPDGLLVLRLAPDMFPLTTQLRFLAFQAQEPVYRLRGETVPETVLQVRQEGRDGGERPGTWAEARARVADAAGLLATVGPDELDAAADRPIAHELPTGMIFDMTGDQYVRDWALPQVAFHQMIVYAILRQAGVPLGKVDYVPQMFGYLRPGTAPGA, encoded by the coding sequence ATGCGGCTCACCACTCTCCTTATCCCTACGCTCTCCAACCAGCTTCACGCCCTCTCCGGATGGCTCGATAAGGCGGAGGCGCTCGTCGCGCAGCGCGGGGAAGGTCCGGATGGGCTGCTCGTTTTGCGTCTCGCGCCTGACATGTTTCCGCTGACTACGCAGCTGCGCTTCCTGGCGTTTCAGGCACAGGAGCCTGTCTATCGGCTCCGGGGCGAGACTGTGCCGGAGACGGTGCTTCAGGTTCGCCAGGAGGGCCGCGACGGCGGGGAGCGACCCGGCACCTGGGCTGAAGCGCGCGCACGCGTGGCCGATGCTGCAGGCCTCCTTGCCACGGTCGGCCCGGACGAGCTTGACGCTGCAGCCGACAGGCCGATTGCGCACGAACTGCCCACCGGCATGATCTTCGACATGACCGGTGACCAATATGTGCGTGACTGGGCGCTGCCGCAGGTCGCGTTCCACCAGATGATTGTCTATGCCATTCTGCGCCAGGCTGGCGTGCCGCTCGGCAAGGTGGATTACGTGCCGCAGATGTTCGGCTACCTCAGGCCAGGTACCGCTCCGGGGGCTTAG
- a CDS encoding SOS response-associated peptidase: MCNRFRLSAKEAELARQFGADISPERGRLPPPELFPKYDAYVVRKETGARALDVMRWGVPLNGKPITNVRNLSRPFWRNMLASPDRRCLVPVSEFCEWEGEKGAKVARWFGLADSSVFAFAGIWRPTPEGRAFAFLTCEPNPIVAPIHPKAMPVVLHPEDYDRWLDGEVDEVCSLATPFPSQLMKVA, encoded by the coding sequence ATGTGTAATCGATTTCGCCTGTCCGCCAAGGAAGCCGAGCTCGCCCGCCAGTTCGGAGCGGACATATCACCTGAGCGGGGTCGGCTGCCTCCGCCAGAGCTGTTCCCCAAATACGATGCCTACGTCGTTCGCAAGGAGACTGGCGCGCGGGCGCTCGATGTCATGCGCTGGGGTGTTCCCTTGAATGGCAAGCCGATCACCAATGTCCGCAATCTATCGAGACCCTTCTGGCGGAATATGCTGGCAAGCCCTGACCGACGCTGTCTCGTGCCCGTGTCCGAATTTTGCGAATGGGAAGGCGAGAAGGGCGCAAAGGTGGCTCGCTGGTTCGGCCTGGCCGACAGCTCGGTGTTCGCCTTCGCAGGGATCTGGCGGCCGACGCCGGAGGGTAGGGCGTTTGCATTCCTGACCTGTGAGCCAAACCCCATCGTCGCGCCGATCCATCCTAAAGCGATGCCAGTAGTGCTGCACCCGGAAGATTATGACCGGTGGCTAGACGGCGAGGTCGACGAGGTCTGCTCCCTTGCGACACCATTTCCCTCGCAACTGATGAAGGTGGCCTGA
- a CDS encoding antitoxin Xre/MbcA/ParS toxin-binding domain-containing protein: protein MDRSRNILQAIRDRDACRFLDILDDGVRSAVRMASEESHALGLEVVDGRARREGRLMEQNGSSRDLDDSPAELGAPALRAFFQLAIAWRLTEKEQMNLLGLTSQSTMQSWKAGYVSEVSHDTVERISYLLGIFKAINILMPEQKQADAWVRAPNAAPLFGGRSALDRMTSGDVGDLFLVRQYLDSELS from the coding sequence ATGGATCGCTCGCGGAACATTCTACAGGCAATCAGGGATCGCGATGCCTGCCGGTTCCTTGATATCCTCGATGACGGCGTGCGTTCTGCCGTTCGCATGGCGTCCGAAGAGTCTCACGCTTTGGGGCTTGAGGTAGTTGACGGCCGTGCTCGCAGAGAGGGCAGGTTGATGGAGCAGAATGGCTCAAGTAGGGACCTTGACGACAGCCCAGCAGAGCTCGGTGCGCCGGCGCTGCGGGCGTTTTTCCAACTCGCCATCGCTTGGCGCCTGACCGAGAAGGAGCAGATGAATCTGCTCGGACTTACGTCTCAGTCAACGATGCAGAGCTGGAAGGCTGGTTACGTCTCGGAGGTGAGTCACGACACCGTCGAACGCATTTCGTACCTGCTGGGGATCTTCAAAGCCATAAATATCCTGATGCCAGAGCAGAAGCAGGCAGACGCTTGGGTGCGCGCTCCGAACGCGGCACCACTGTTCGGCGGTCGCAGCGCACTGGATCGCATGACATCGGGAGATGTGGGCGACCTCTTCCTCGTTCGACAGTATCTCGATAGCGAGCTCAGCTGA
- a CDS encoding ImmA/IrrE family metallo-endopeptidase, which produces MSKARLSWARQCGERKAREHGFDAFPIDPFEIASTEGILVVPKRPDQFGVSGGIIFGDDVGIFYSTDIKSDGFQRFTVAHELGHYFLDGHPEEILKVAPAHISRAGFTEGNSMIELEADHFASGLLLPTRLVQNELDREQIGFEGIERLAEVSKCSLTASAIRAAECSPYPMAIIVSRDDEVRYAFLSDGFKKLGRLNFLRKGTSLPSTLTRQFNANPANVASGRRACESATLNDWFGGSPQIELDEQAVGLREYGFTLTVLTGEDLPPDPDDEEDEEEKLIESYRPKFAYGR; this is translated from the coding sequence ATGAGCAAGGCCCGGCTCTCCTGGGCGCGCCAGTGCGGTGAACGGAAAGCCAGAGAGCACGGGTTCGACGCTTTTCCGATTGATCCTTTCGAGATCGCCTCGACCGAAGGCATTTTGGTCGTGCCCAAGAGACCGGATCAGTTCGGAGTCAGCGGTGGGATCATCTTCGGCGATGACGTCGGGATCTTCTACTCTACCGACATTAAGAGCGATGGATTTCAGCGGTTCACCGTGGCCCACGAGCTGGGCCACTATTTTCTGGACGGGCACCCAGAGGAAATCCTCAAAGTTGCCCCGGCGCATATCTCGCGGGCCGGATTCACGGAAGGTAATTCCATGATCGAGCTCGAGGCAGATCACTTCGCCTCTGGCCTCCTATTGCCGACTCGGCTGGTCCAGAACGAGCTGGATCGCGAGCAGATCGGGTTCGAGGGTATCGAAAGGCTCGCGGAAGTATCGAAATGCTCCCTAACCGCGTCGGCGATCCGCGCGGCAGAATGCAGCCCGTACCCAATGGCCATCATAGTCAGTCGCGATGACGAGGTGCGCTACGCTTTCCTTTCGGACGGCTTCAAGAAGCTCGGTCGGCTGAACTTTCTGCGCAAGGGTACCTCCCTTCCTTCAACATTGACGCGGCAGTTCAACGCCAACCCGGCGAACGTGGCCAGCGGCAGGCGCGCCTGTGAGTCCGCCACGCTCAACGACTGGTTCGGAGGCTCACCCCAGATCGAGCTCGACGAACAGGCGGTCGGACTAAGAGAATATGGCTTCACCCTGACGGTTCTGACCGGCGAAGACCTTCCGCCGGACCCGGATGACGAAGAGGACGAGGAAGAAAAACTTATCGAAAGCTATCGCCCGAAATTTGCATATGGCAGATAA
- a CDS encoding helix-turn-helix transcriptional regulator has translation MTTEGNDDFGSRLVQAREKRSLSQAELAKLAGLQAAAIGHFERDRRKPSFANVRALAKALNVSSDFLLGRSSTMEGATTAFRGEEQLSHHDREHIQMMIDLMTKKRESGAG, from the coding sequence ATGACGACCGAAGGCAACGACGATTTTGGTAGCCGGCTAGTGCAAGCCCGCGAGAAAAGGAGCCTCAGTCAAGCCGAACTCGCCAAGCTGGCGGGGTTGCAAGCCGCCGCGATCGGTCATTTCGAGCGAGACCGGCGAAAGCCATCATTTGCGAATGTCAGGGCGCTCGCCAAAGCGTTGAACGTGTCCTCCGATTTTCTGCTCGGCCGGTCGTCGACAATGGAAGGCGCGACCACCGCGTTTCGCGGCGAGGAGCAACTTTCGCATCATGACCGCGAACACATCCAGATGATGATCGACCTAATGACCAAGAAGCGGGAGTCCGGCGCGGGATGA
- a CDS encoding multiubiquitin domain-containing protein — MANDKPKKTVTIIVEGTEHEWPKGEISYAEVVTLEVPDYAHHPEITYSVTYKRGHGNKPEGTLAPGASVKVKDGMKFNVSETGQS; from the coding sequence ATGGCGAACGACAAACCCAAGAAAACGGTGACGATTATCGTCGAGGGCACCGAGCATGAGTGGCCGAAGGGCGAGATCAGCTACGCCGAAGTCGTGACCCTCGAGGTGCCGGATTATGCGCACCATCCCGAGATCACCTATTCGGTCACGTACAAGCGCGGCCACGGCAACAAGCCCGAGGGCACACTAGCGCCCGGTGCCTCGGTGAAGGTCAAGGACGGGATGAAATTCAATGTTTCGGAAACTGGTCAGTCGTAA
- a CDS encoding ThiF family adenylyltransferase yields the protein MFRKLVSRNSDLRRLVERGYAVAFDSNCLIVRDVPYLDGEGELQWGAIVAKLVFVNQEQVQQDDHQIFFAGKHPHQLDGTPIRNLAGGPTTIQLTEACADVVVQRSFSNKPKSEGKFKDFFEKVDGYVSIISGPAIEKFGATPYTFRSNEEVALDAIFKLQDTLTSRAQIGDLNNGFADEVVAVIGLGGTGAYLLDLLVKTPVPEIRGFDGDGFHVHNVFRSPGRLDETELGLKKADVYQERYENFRHGLRLEATYIDETSADALAGVTFAFVCVDKGSARAAIFELLIAIGIPFIDVGMGLKRKDGPLNGMLRVTHYSAEDAPQMRDRQLAELSDAPDNLYRANIQIGELNALNACLALIRYKQLRGFYREEEAIKHLLFDIGDLRITGEVSFDDV from the coding sequence ATGTTTCGGAAACTGGTCAGTCGTAATTCGGACCTCAGGCGCCTGGTCGAGCGTGGCTATGCGGTCGCATTCGACAGCAATTGCCTGATCGTCCGTGACGTCCCGTATCTGGACGGCGAGGGCGAGCTGCAGTGGGGTGCGATCGTCGCCAAACTTGTCTTCGTCAACCAGGAGCAAGTCCAGCAGGACGACCATCAGATCTTTTTTGCTGGCAAGCATCCCCATCAGCTAGATGGCACACCGATCCGTAACCTGGCCGGTGGCCCGACGACGATCCAGTTGACCGAAGCTTGTGCGGACGTGGTTGTGCAGCGGTCTTTCTCGAACAAGCCGAAGTCGGAGGGCAAGTTTAAGGACTTCTTCGAAAAGGTCGACGGCTACGTTTCGATCATCTCCGGCCCGGCGATCGAGAAGTTCGGCGCCACTCCGTATACGTTCAGGAGCAACGAGGAGGTCGCGCTAGACGCAATTTTCAAGTTACAGGACACGCTCACTTCGCGCGCCCAGATCGGTGACCTCAACAACGGCTTCGCCGATGAGGTGGTCGCCGTCATCGGTCTTGGCGGGACCGGAGCCTATCTCCTCGACCTGTTGGTCAAAACGCCAGTGCCCGAGATTCGGGGCTTCGACGGTGACGGGTTTCATGTCCACAACGTATTTCGCTCACCCGGGCGGCTCGACGAAACCGAACTCGGCCTAAAGAAGGCAGACGTCTATCAGGAGCGTTACGAGAATTTCCGGCACGGCCTACGGCTGGAGGCGACCTACATCGACGAAACCTCCGCCGACGCGCTCGCCGGTGTGACGTTCGCGTTCGTGTGCGTCGACAAAGGTTCAGCGCGCGCTGCGATTTTCGAGCTGCTGATCGCAATCGGCATTCCGTTTATCGATGTCGGCATGGGTCTCAAGCGAAAGGACGGGCCACTCAACGGTATGCTGCGGGTGACTCACTACTCGGCGGAGGACGCCCCACAGATGCGCGACCGCCAGCTCGCCGAACTGTCGGATGCCCCCGACAATCTCTATCGCGCCAACATCCAGATCGGCGAGCTCAACGCGCTCAATGCCTGCCTCGCCCTCATCAGGTACAAACAGCTGCGAGGCTTCTATCGCGAGGAAGAGGCGATCAAGCATCTGTTGTTCGATATTGGCGACCTTCGCATCACCGGGGAGGTCAGCTTTGATGACGTATAG
- a CDS encoding DUF6527 family protein codes for MPAQLEPGVLYVSEEYETAAHLCACGCRSKVRTPLGPTEWSFFEAAEGPTLNPSIGNWQRPCKSHYWIINGRVEWSTQWSSEQIAAGRACEQRRRERHYANLIPSGHLARLWRWLKGLCGDAET; via the coding sequence ATGCCGGCCCAGCTCGAACCGGGCGTCCTCTATGTTTCAGAGGAGTATGAAACTGCCGCGCATCTGTGCGCATGCGGCTGCCGATCGAAGGTGCGAACGCCGTTGGGGCCGACCGAGTGGTCATTTTTCGAGGCAGCCGAAGGTCCGACGCTAAACCCTTCGATCGGCAATTGGCAGCGGCCGTGCAAGTCACATTATTGGATCATAAACGGTCGCGTCGAATGGTCGACGCAGTGGTCTTCTGAGCAGATCGCCGCCGGCAGGGCGTGCGAGCAAAGGCGTCGAGAGAGACACTACGCCAATCTAATTCCGAGCGGACACCTGGCTCGGCTCTGGCGCTGGCTAAAAGGTTTGTGTGGAGACGCGGAAACCTGA